From the Pocillopora verrucosa isolate sample1 chromosome 11, ASM3666991v2, whole genome shotgun sequence genome, the window CTTTACAAGTATCTGCAGTAATCCTGTCGAACGGAAGAGGCTTTCAATCCAGAGTCAACACAAAAATCTGCAGTTTTGCCTTTTTGCCGGTGCTTACCCCGAAACTATCACATACAACCTCTTAACTGACTCTAGGCATGTTTTGTATCAAACAAATCTTTTCTGTGCTCAATTTAGTTAAAGCATATTGAAGGTTTAGGAGAAGAggtaaggaaaaaaagtcaaacttgCAGACCGCACTCCAAACACTGCTGAATGTTTATGGCAGTCATGAGGTTAGCAATTTCACCGTTGCCGTAAAACAGTAAAGATATAACTCAAAGATGAAAAGAAGACTGTAAGAGTTCTggatttaattaaataattcaatTCCAAAATTATTGACCTCAGCGACTGCACAACACAGCCATTTGGGTTTCAAGTTGACTCTCGGACTTTGTTGTTGGAGTTCTGGACGACCACACTGATTTAATTCCAAATTATTGACTCCAGCGACTGCACAACGCAGCCATTTGGGCTTCAAGTTGACTCTCGGACTTTTGCTGTTGGTACGACAGTCAGTGAAGGGTTCTTAGGGAAATATACTTTACAACTGAGCCTTAATGTAATGGAAAAttattgcttttaaaatgttgTTGCTATTATTTGAGTAGAAAATACCAGCTACTGTTGTATACAAATGGTGTGTTAAGTGGCTCCTTtgaatttgtttcttaaaaaaactatAAGCTGAGCTTAGAAAACTAGTTTCATTCAAATCTTTCTAGATTCAAGAGGACGAATCTATAAGAGTTGTTTTAATGCataaaaaaggtgaaagaatCGTTTTGACGATATTTCAGTAGGCAAGGTATAAAAACACAACTCTGTGGCCTGCAGATGCACTCTCCAATATCTCATTGCCGCCTCTTTCAGAAAGCCGAATTCAaaggaatttgaacaaaacgGAACAAAGAACTGCACATGCctgtgcttttctttttcattttttcacgtAAGACTGAGTTCCTGTGAAGCTACAAGCTAAGCTGAATGTTTTTCCCAAGTAGCTGTTTGCTTGTAACAATTACACTGTTTATTTCAACCCCGCTAAGAACTCCTGTAGATATTCATTCCGCATCAGCGCCCTTAGcattaataaaacaataactGATCTTTCTTTTGGACTGTCACACGGGTATCAGATTTTTGGGAAGTGGTACGCACCAATTAAGAGACAGGTCAAACATCTGAACCGTAATCTCGTCTGCGCTTCAACAAATCCTTGTTTATTGAGCGGCTTTCTCAAATACAGAATTTATTGTGTCGAAAAGGATTAGTAGCCTGGCACGAAAGTGAACGAGAAAACATTCATTTCTTGCTTGTTAATAAGTTGTTTGTTGATGTCGGTGAGTTTCTAATGCCTGGCTCACCTTTTGAAAGGAGATGTTTGGTTATAAtaacactgatattatatcaaACGTCACAGACTTCCCGCTCTAGAAAgtaaacttgaaaagaaaatatttcgtAATCTCAAATCCGTTTGCATTCTTGTGTGAGTCGAAAGCACGACCAAGGTTGGTAATTCCTTCAAGAAAACGGCATTTGATGGACTCTAGAGCACGACAGAAGACTTGCGGTTTTATGTCGTAAAAACGGCACGCGAGCCGCGCTCAGCGCACGCTTACTAGAGCGCACTTTTCAACGCGTATGAAACGCTTGAATAATGTTGTCAAGAACTAATTTCAAGTGTCTTTGCTATTTATGCctattttgcagaaaaaaaaaaactttcgtttgAAACTGGGACAAATACCTATTGAAGACCTAACTTAGTTGGAACTGTGCGGTAGCGTCGAATCAGAGCTCAATAAACTTACATCATTTAATTCTACTGTTATTGATCGTCAATAAAGGTACCTCCAAATTTTGGCACAAACTAACAAACATCAATGCCCTTACAAATCTTCAAATCTACTTAACCCGTTTTCAAGACTTTTTAGCAGCTCAAGCCGCCACTTTCAGAACTGCAGAACGATCGCAAAAATCATAGTAttccttttaaaacaatttaatggACAAACGGCTATGTTGTCTCACAAAATTTTCAAGCACAAAAAAATGCTTTATGGTAAAGAGGCCACACGACTGAATTCAGTATGTATGACCGATCTCTCATCTCCCGCGCTCCCACGAATTTGTTAACTATTTAGGGGAATTTTCAGAGGAATCCATAAGACTTCCTTTTGATGTCAACGTCTCTGAATCGCTTATTTAGCGGCGGAGAATGTGGCTGTTTGGGTTCAAAGAAATTCCATTCCTCATTGATGAAACATTTAGCAATAATTTACCGGAACTAAAACAAAGTGGTTGAAAACAATAACATATCTGTCACTTAGCGATTGTATTGATAAATGAGACTGAACTTTATGAACTGTAAACCACACGGCTTGTCTGAGAAAAGGTGATATTACCCTTCTGATAAAAGTCGGATACGGTATTTGTAGACTTCTCGCGGGTGGCAAACGTGAATTTACACACGTCAGCTTTACTCGTCACATATATTTGCttcttttgaaaatcatttgCCGATGTAATTAATACGCTTAAACATTTTCTAATGATAGAGCAAAGCATGCTAAGCCGAGACGGACAAGATTTAATATTTAGCCGCCCAAGTCTTTGGAATTTTAATTCCGAAATTTGATTTGTAATGACAAGTTCCGCTTTTGCTTTCCTGTCTGCGTGGGGTGGCACGTGTCAGGAGATATTTTGTTGTCAGTTGCgaatcaaaaaatatttttctcctgAACCAGACAAAAAACAACCGAAATCGAAGCCATACCCAATGCCCTTTGACCATGccttgaaaacattttcttaatAATCTTGACATAAGAGCCCTTCAAAGCGCACTTAGAGTTTACTTAGTTCCATTTAGTGTTCTCGTGGTTGTGTTTTAACATGACAAAACTCCAACAGCGTGAATAATAACGCATAGATAGTGAAAAAATGTTCTTTATTCTAAGACCGTGGGAAAGATCCGAGTTCTATTGTCATGAAAATCCACCATGTAAACCGCAGAGTAATTCTTGCGCCGAGACAATCCAAGTACAAATGAAAGAAGTGACAATGGATTTGGACGCCGTGAAAAGAAGTAGCACGTGCATGTCATTTTACGCTCTACTAGCGACTCCTCATTTAAATACAGTTGTGTAAATGAGTGTCTAAACGCCCCGCAGGAAAACCATTAAAAACTTATCACGTTTTCAACACGTCAGTGCGATAACCTCGTGGCAGAGAAATATGTCAAGGAGACTAGACAATCTTCCGTTGAAAAATGATTCTCTTCTGTTTGGCCTCTCCGCGGTCTTTCAGCGAGGCACTCCAAATgtagatcttttgttttcagcTTGTGTATACTGTCTTTTTTGTAAGTAATTCAACACAGGCGCTGCTTGTGCTCTCAGCCAATCAGTGTGGACCGGTCTCACGCTCGTCACGAGCGGATGGCGACGTTTAAGCTTTGTTCCTGCAGTTTGTCGTGCGACTCaagaaactgaccaatcagaagagaCTGTTCCCACGACCTACCTATTGTAAAGGTCAGTTGTATTGTTCTCAGCTGTTATGGTTATTGTCCTTGTAAATGCGAGGGTAAATATTTGCGATTGATGACACAAGGCCGAAAGAATTTTCCCACGGAGGCTGCCATAAAAAGTGAATGTTTGGCACACGACCGCCACACGCAAATTGCGCTCGATCAGTACACAGCTAAGGTCACAATTTTTCAACTCGATCCAAGATGGCGACAGCAAATTTCTGCAATCAACCTTCGGACTACGTCAGCaaaattttgagtgaaaaacGAAAGGTGGGCTAAATTCTGTTCTGCGTCAATTACTGAACAGCGCAATatttataaacattttataCCTATCATATCACTTGTGAATGATGTTTAATCAAATGTTATTATATTCCCCAGGCGAAAAAACCTCTCATGGAGAAAATGAGACGAGCAAGGATTAATGACAGCCTGAATGAGTTGAAAACTCTTATTCTCGAAGCATTGAATAAAGATGTGAGTTACTAATCTGTAAAATACTAATTTGTAAGATTTGAATTCGTCCAGCTGACGTTGTTTAGGATTCATTGGAGAATATTTACTTACAATTAATTTCACATTATTTTTTAAGGCATCTCGGTATTCGAAAATGGAGAAAGCTGATGTTTTAGAAATGACAGTTCATTATCTACGGGAACGTAAAAGATTGGAGCAAAAACACCAAggtatttttattaataatttgtCTTAAGATCGTTTGTAATAAATACTGTTTAAGTCTATCTTTGTTACCAGTCATTAAAGAGATGATTTATCATCAATATTTATATGTCAAATATCCAACGATTCATTTTTTAGAACAGAAATTCGACTTTAGGGATTTGTTTTTCTAGATCAATTTCCCATCCCAAATTTTAAACTAGGTTGTGTCGAAGTTTCATCACTCCTTAAGATGAAcgattcgttttttttttgtctgtttgttcgtttttttcCCGTAACCTCGACAGTTACACATCTTCTCCTGAGGGAGAGTCACTGACTGGTCGATCACTATGCTTATAGTCGAGTGTGACTCATGAAAAATCACTTTCATCTTTCAGCACTGGATACCGCTAATTTGCCAGAATTCAGAGCAAATTACTTGCAATGTTCTGCGGAGCTCTCCAGGAAAATGACGTCACTCGAAGCCAATGATGAACTTAGAGAAAATTTCCTCGCGCATGTCGCATCGCGTTGCCAAGGAAACGTCCCAAACGCTGTCCCTGTCTTTAGCCCGGATAATCTTCGGTACATGGCACCCTTAAAACCTGTCATGATCCCTTTTCCGTCTCCTCCACCATCTCCACTTCAAGTTTCACCTGTTTTATCGGTTTCTTCGAGCGGCGTGACTCGTGATTTATCGCCTGCTTCGACGTGCAGAACACGAGATCCGGGATTTAACATCTCTTATCAGCAACAACCTAGGCATATGACTCCAGCTACTCTTTGGAGGCCATGGTAGATAAATGAATATAAACTCTGCTGACTTATTCAGGATTAATCTGAGAATCACTTCACCTTTTGAGTTGCCATGAAAGTTATATTTTTGTACTGAATCGAATCAAATATGTAAATAATAACCTTGTACAAAAGGTTTGTGTATACGAGTGAAATTGTAAAAAGAAACATATGTATATTATAAAGTTTGaggaaaaacatatttttactACTGAAAGTTTATACAGAAAAATGTGTTCACAATAAAGATAACTATTAAATCAAATACTAATGACTTGTTTTGCTCgcaatttctttttgttttgcaaacaaaagaCGTAATCCTTTAGAAAAGTTATAAAGTCTTGACGAGCTCTCGAGTGCGTCTCAGACTTGTCGACAACCTTTTTAGTGATAAGCTCAAACTCTGTATGGTGTTTTCGACCCTTGATCGAAAGTGGAATTGTTTGGGAGTTTTTTGTTCCGTATATTTCTTCACCATGTGCCTTCAAACCTTGAAACGGAAACACGAGGTTGTCATGAATACCTTAGCCTTGATTAACTTGAATACTCTTGTACCTTTACAATTGTTTTGGTATTTCCGTTCAGTGCACGCGATTcctaaaagaggaaaaggatAAGAAGCTTTTGTGCTATATATGGTCACAAAATTTCGATTGTCTTTGAGTCAGTCATGTTATTGCATCCGATAAAGTTTGTTCCGCTCTCAATAGGCACCTACTTCAACTGGATGAAATTTCGTATCGACTGAGTGATTAGGACTTTTAGCTTATCAGAAACGATTTGTTAGGAAGATAAAGTTTTGCGGCGTTGCACGTTTAAGAACCATCTCATATCCTATTGTGTGATCCAATCGTACAAGTTCAAATTCTTTTGAAGTTTGCTTCagtttttttctgaaaaataacCATATATTCTCCTGTTTTCAGTCTTTATTCTGTATTCACATTCAGTTGTTCCGTCGACCAACAGGATTTCTGAATGCTGAAATACGAATACTTTTGCTTCGAATACTACTGGCTCGCAACGCTAAAATCTTGAGCAATTCGCCGGTAAATGAGATATAACAAACATGTGTTTCGCGAAGAATCTCCAAAGAACACgagaaacagctttaaaacgaTTAAGAGGATATTAAATACACTTCTTTTCAATCCTTAATTATATGAAGGCAGACAAGCTAGGGGGGTCAAAGTATCTTTCCAACTAAGCGGATTTGAACTTCCACAAGTTGTTACGAGGGACGCTTTTCTCTCTTCCAATCAAAATCAGCATTTTATACCAAATTTCGAAACTTACATTTCTGTCCAAGATTAAATTAAGCATTGAATTTTCTTTCCGCCAttttaaatcttgttttcattttaaacagtTATGCGAAACTCGACAGTTATATTAAGTGTCATGTTAATGGCGTTCTTATAATACTTCCGTTATCAGTTTCCACAGTTCAGGCGGACACAatataacgaaaaaaaaaatagaatataaTATGGCAATCGTAGTGATATTTGTGAAAACAATGATTTCGGGCAAAAAGATACCGTTTCTTTATTAACTTTGACATGATACAGCGGGAAtgtaaaacgaaaaaacaggAAACTAATCTCGATTGAGTGCAACTCCTACGGAGCTAAATGACAATCCCAGAAAGCGTCAAAAGGCGCTCTCTGAAAAACCAGCATCTCGTGTTTCATGTTTAGCCGTaatatttctcttaaaaatgAAACCGCCGGTATACCACGGGGAAAAAGTTAGAACACattattttaatctctttacACTTCTTCCGTACTTTTTCCTTCGTTGAAAATCTCAAAACTCGCCAAATATCAATTCGGTTGCTCTCAGTCCTTGTAAGACCATCTACAGAGTTCCAACACAGTTTAGATTTGCTGGAAAAGAGCTCCAGATCGAAGGACGCCGCAATGACTGGTTAGTGAGAGGACGCAACAGATAGCAGATTGAAGACGAAGAAGATTTGTATCTCCTTTCTTGAATGCTACGCACATGTAACTCTTGCTTTTGTACAGCGTCAGTGTGGACAAAACTAATGGACTCCCGGTCAATTGAAATGACTATAAAAATTAggaagattattttttttaacataccAGTATAAAAACATAACATCCAAATTCAAATAGCTTAAAAGTAGAGGTAAAACTGCCACAACAGCATTTTCACCCTGCGGGCCGCTTTCTGGTTCTAAGGATCGAGGTAAAATCAGAAATGTGGGTGAAACCGTTTGAAATCAAATTCACATGGTTACAGAAATAGTTCCACAttatttttttcggctttattgaTTATCTGTATGGATGATCGGTGATTTTTAACCGGAACTTCTTTACACAATGAGAATTGGTTCTGTAGAAGTTGCCGTAAGCTCTTAGCGAAGCTTTACAGGTGCCCAATTCAGTTTTTCGTGCGCGTGCTACCTGCCAAAACAGACTCTATTGATCCTTACCACTAAGAGAGCTTAAGCTTACTACAAAAGATAATTACATACACTTTGGCACAATAGTGAGCAATGAACCGCACCATATGAAAGTACTGTTCGTCAGCTTTCGTATAGACGTTTACACACACTGGGGTTTCATCGACAGACTTTAATGCTAATTTCGGAGTCACTCTGCAAAACCACAAGAAAGCGCTGCTCAACATGTTCAGCTTTCATTTGACTAGAGACACGCTTGGACTTTTGAGTTCGAACCACTTTGTTCACAGCATGATGAACAGTtccacctgaaaaaaaaaaacttttcgcAGCATGCATTTGAATAATCACACAGTAGTAATTTATCGACAGGCTTTTGAGTTGTAAGCACTTTGTATACAGCATAATAAACAGTTCCACATAAAGAAACTGCCCCgcagctttcatttgaatggtaACCCACGCCAGTGCTCGGCTTTTACCCACAAATTTTACAGTCAGAATCACCTTGTGAAGAGTAATAAACAGTACCACGGAATGGAAGGACTgttaaaaagctttcatttgaattcaCAATATACGCTTTTAACAATAAAGTAAAAAAGACTCATCAGCTGAGCTTTAAGTTAATATAAAGATTCACATGGTGGTATTTCGTTCACAAACCAAAAAGTTTCAATTGCCTTGTAGGATATAACTTTTCAAAAAGTGTCAAAGGTCCGACAGTGACTGTCATCTATAAGTCCAAAGCTGGAGCCATTGTGTACAGCATTACCAGGATTTTCGGGGGTTtgcaaattgtgaaataatttcCTTAAAATTCCGGACACCAGCTAAAAGCAACGTCAACAACCAGAAATTAAACAGAGCCACCTGAAAAATTCATTCTTGACTTAAAAGGAGACCTGCTAAAGCTTATTCGAACTCATTAAAGCGATTGCAAAAAAGGCAGTCTATATCAACACGTGTCTCAGTTCTTGTGCCATGTTCACAGGCAGTTACTACAAATGTCTCGAAATATCAGCTCACTTAGTCTGTGTTACGGGAACGGAGAGTTAAAACGAAACTTTAAAACCAGTGCTATCCGTGAAGAATTGTCACTTACCAAGTATCAATGGCTAATTACACTACAGAAGGTGCATTAAAGGTGCCCATGTTATGTCACGCTATTCAATAGGGCACATTGTGAATGGGCGAATTATCTTGTTTAATCTAGACAGTTCTATGGATCGTGAACTTCGAAAAAGGCGAAACTTGAATCTTGAGCGCAGTTTAACACTCGGAATCCCGGCAGATGTATTGCTAGTTAATTTGGCCAAGCTGTAGGTTTTGACCCACTACAAAGGTTCATTAAcgttttttgtgtgttttgttttcattttaaattcaattatttagAAATCTTTATTAGATTTGCAGACCAGTCGACAAGTGTCAGTACCGcctcaataaaacttactcagcAAAACCTGCCGCAGCTGGTACTGCATGACAAGCCAGTTAATATCCCACCCGTGCCAAACGCATTTTTAACATCTGCCCGGGTAAGGGCGCGCTGTCAAATTAATCAGTACCACAGAGCTGCGTCGCCTCGGAAGATCAATGCTTATTGTTATTATCGGGTTCACAGGAAAATATGCGgaaaatatttaccattttgtAAAAGATGTATGGTTTGAAACCTGTTTGTTGACTTTACAGACCACGTTGCTAATATTGGCTGTTACCTAGGTGAAAAGTTCGAAAACGATTAGCCTTGAAGCTGTATTGCATGCCAAAGCATGAAATACGAGGAATTATTTCTTCCTGATTGGTTTTCGTTTAATCCCCCGAAAGcttagtgaaaaaaagaaattatattggACGCAATTTTAGTGacaacttctttttttaaaaaggactTAATGATGATCACCAGTATTCGAAAGAGCCGTCAAAAGGTCATCGGTTTAAAGACTTTCTTTGTTTATGAATCCTTAGATGTTACAACAAAAAGCGACGCTTATTTTATATTCAAGAACAAAGAAGATGTCAAACAACAGAAGGTCTAACTTCTGTTAAGTACGCTAAAGTAACGAATTCTATCTTAAGACTTTATACAATTTGGAAGGAATGGGTTTGGTGGAACTCTATCCGACTACCTTCGAGCTCTTCACTGCTGTTTGAAATACTTACATGTGTTAACTAGTTAAAGTGTGATTGGACAAAAGGCGAATTATGAGAAGCTTACATACAAAGAACGCATGGCCACTGCTGAATTACATGCCAGTAATTTCCAGTTCAAAACTGGAACGTATGTTTTTTTATTAGTCAAAGGGAAACCCTCTTCGAAAAAGCTTCCACGAGAGTAGTCCAAAGGTAATATTTTTCTACGTAAAAAGAAACTCAAGTTTCGAGCAAATAAAACCCACATTGCCCATCGCACGATTATACGGTCAACAAGGTGAACAAGGTGAACAATGCTTTTCACCACTTCGTCAACTTTCGCATAGCAACGTAGTGAGTTTGCACCTGCTTGGAAAATTGAAGCACCAATAACCGTCAAACAAAGATAGGACGGTTTAATTGCTCTGTTTGAGTTACTGCAAAGTAAATGAGGCACATAGTTGTGCGTCAATCTTCTACAGTTGAACAGTGCGTTTACAGGGTACAATACAAATGGCAATTAGGTGAAGTCGACTTTGCCCATAGCGGTATTAAAAGCTCATGTTAGTCCCATCAGACACACATAGGAATGCTCTTTCTTTATAACCTTCACGACTTTCGCAGTGGCTCGCGTCCTTCACGACTTTTTTGACGCTCAAATTCTTTCCCGAGCACACTAAAACGTCGCCTACGCGGGCAAACAGCGCGGCTGCTTGGAGAAATTTTCGTTTAGTGGTAAACCGTGTACTTAAAGTAATGAAAAGAACATTAAAGGGCTCACTTCCAAAAGATCCACGTGCTATGAGAACCTGTGACGTTGTTAATTGACGTCAACTATCATTGATGATTAGAAACGGAATTATTATCAAGGATATTAGAGTTCCGCAATTTTGCTTCACAATTCAGCGGGACTAAGTGAAACTCGTACAAGCGTGAAGAActtttaaaagtaatattttgcAGTCCGTGAAAAGAAGGacgaacatgaaaaaaaaaccttttctacAATAGATACCTGGTTTATTTCTCCTGAAAATTCATTCGAGTGATACTCATTTGAACATAGGCTTAAAGGTTACTGTACGGTAATAATGTAATATGCAGTCACTCATTCTAGGACTAACCAGTGGGACGCAAAGTCTTTGGCATCAATGGCAGAAATCGGAGTCAATTTGTCAAGTCGTTATTTGGTCCCTTCGTCAGTTATGTTCTTGACATCTTTTAtgtgttgaaaattatttttatttatgggaataaaagagaaaaagatcgATAGGAATAAGCGGTACCTTACAAAGATAAAGGAGTGTTTTCTTCAACCAGCTGCTTACGCGATAAGAGAGTTTCAATGGCTTTTACGGTTGacgtttaaaattaaaatttagacCAATTACGGCCAACAGTTAACATATTTCCATCGTTGTTACCAGAAATTATTTTACGATTAACTTTTTTAACGACCAATGGAAAAATGTATGTGAACCTCACAGC encodes:
- the LOC131794552 gene encoding transcription factor HES-2, which encodes MATANFCNQPSDYVSKILSEKRKAKKPLMEKMRRARINDSLNELKTLILEALNKDASRYSKMEKADVLEMTVHYLRERKRLEQKHQALDTANLPEFRANYLQCSAELSRKMTSLEANDELRENFLAHVASRCQGNVPNAVPVFSPDNLRYMAPLKPVMIPFPSPPPSPLQVSPVLSVSSSGVTRDLSPASTCRTRDPGFNISYQQQPRHMTPATLWRPW